The DNA segment AGCAGGTGGTTACAAAGAAATAGTAATTCTGGTAAAAGGTGACCATGTGTATTCTAAGCTAAAATTTGAAGGTGGTACTCACAGAGTTCAAAGAGTTCCAGCAACAGAATCTCAAGGAAGAGTTCATACATCAGCAATTACAGTTGCAGTTATGCCTGAGGTTGATGATGTTGAAATTGAAATAGATCCAGGTGATCTAAAAATTGATGTTATGAGAGCTAGTGGAAATGGTGGTCAATCTGTAAATACTACAGACTCGGCTGTAAGAATCACTCATATTCCTTCTGGTATCGTTGTAACAAATCAAGACCAAAAGTCTCAACACAAAAATAAAGATAGAGCTATGAAAGTTTTAAAAGCTAAGCTTTATGAGATTGAGATGGAAAAAAAGATGGAAGCCGAAGGTGCTAATAGAAAAGAGCAAGTAGGAACTGGTGATAGAAGTGGAAGAATTAGAACTTATAACTTCCCACAAAATAGAATCAGTGACCACAGAATAAACTTAACTTTATATAGACTGGAAAACATCTTAAATGATGGTCTATTTGATGAAGTAATTGATCCTCTTATTGCTGATCATCAATCTAGACTAATCGAGGCAAATGGATTATAACTCCATTTGTTTTTTACTTCAATTCTATAAAATATAAATCCTAAACAAAATTTATCTAGTAATCAAAATGTAACCAACTGATATTAAACTTTCGTCATAAATAAATTTATACGGAGATAATATGAGTTTCAAAAAAACATCTATGGCTTTAATAGCAAGTGCTTTATTAGTAACAACATTAAGTGCAAGAGATCAAATTAAAATAGTTGGTTCATCAACAGTTTATCCTTTTTCATCATCAGTTGCTGAAGAGTTCGGAGCAACTTCAAAATTCCCAACTCCAGTAGTTGAATCAACTGGAACAGGTGGAGGAATTAAGTTATTCTGTGCTGGTGCAGATATTAATACACCTGATATTGCAAATGCTTCTAGAAAAATGAAAGCAAATGAATTAAAAATGTGTGAAGAAAATGGTGTAAATGATATTACTGAAGCATTAATTGGTTTTGATGGTATTGCAATTGCTCAATCATCTCAAGTAAAAAGTTTCAATGTATCAAAAACACAATTAGCATTAGCAGTTGCAAAAGAAGTACCAAGTGCTGATGGTAAATCTTTAGTTTCAAATCCATATAAAAAATGGTCTGATATAGATGCTTCTTTACCAAATAGAGAAATCACTGTTTATGGACCTCCAAAATCTTCAGGAACAAGAGACTCATTTGAAGAACTAGTTTTACAATCAACTTTCGAAAAAATGCCTGTTTATACAGATTTATTCAAAAAAGATGAAACAGCTAATAAAAAATATAAAGCTTATTCTGAAATCAGAACAGATGGTGCTTATGTAGAATCTGGTGAAAATGATAATTTAATTGTTCAAAAATTAACAAAAAATGAAGCAGCGATTGGAATTTTCGGTTACTCTTTCTTAGCTGAAAACAAAGATAAAGTTATTGGTTTAAGTATTGATAATGTTTTACCAACTGTTGAAACTATTGCAAGTGCAAAATATCCAGTTGCTAGATCTATGTATTTTTATATTAAAAATCAACACTCTAAAGATGTTCCATCTTTAAAAGAGTTTACAAACCTTTTCATGTCTGAAAAAATGATAGGGAATGATGGAATATTAAGTGAATTAGGTTTAATTCCATTAACTGATGATGTGAGAACACAAGCTAGAAATAAAGTTTTAAATAGCCAAAAATTAACTGCTGAAGATTTAAAACACTAATAAACTTATAAAAAGAAGATACCTCTTCTTTTTATAATCTTTTTAAAATATCTATTTAGGAAATTTATGACAAATTGGTCAAAAATAATTGATAAGCTTGATTATGCTTTTCAACCTATAATCTATTCTCATACTGGCAAAATATATGCTGTTGAAGCTCTTTTACGAAATGTTCAAGATATACCAGGACTTACAAATATTGATGATCTTTTTGATTTAGCATTCAATGATGACTACTTATATGAATTAGATTTACAACTAAGAGAAAAAGCTATAAGTAAATTCTCAAAAATAAAAATTAATAATTTAAAACTATTTTACAATCTAGATAATAGAATAATTTACAACAAGAACTACTCACAGGGAAATACTGCAAAAATATTAAATAAATATAATCTAAATAAAGATTCTATATATTTTGAACTAAGTGAAAAGGGAACAGCAATTGAACAAAATGCTCTTTCATCTATGCTACAAAGATATAAAGAGAGTGGTTACAAAATTGCAATAGATGATTTTGGAATTGGTGTTTCTGGATTAAAGCTTTTATACTTTAGTGAAGCAAATATTATAAAACTTGATAGATTTTTTATTTCAAATATAGATCAAGATTCTAAGAAAAAACTTTTCTGCTCATCAATAGTTGAAATGGCTCATATCATGGGAATGCAAGTAATTGCAGAAGGTGTAGAAACAGTAAAAGAGTTTTATACTTGTAAAGATATAGGGGCTGATTTTATACAAGGATATCTAGTCCAAAAACCAACAAAAAGTATAGAAGATATCACAAATATATATCAAGATATTTCTAATTTAATTTTAAATGATAAAAGATCTAATCAGACTAATTTTATTGATGATAAATACATAGAAGAGATATATCCTTTGGATGTAAATACATCTTTATACGATTTATTTTTACACTTTAAAAAAAATACAGAGCATAACTTTGTACCAATTATTGATGAATTTGGTTATTTCTTAGGAATTATTTATGAAAGTGATATAAAGAAAATTTCTTATTCACAATATGGTCTTTCTTTAGCACAAAATAAAACATTTTCATCAACATTACTAAAATATATCAAACCTGCTTTAAGTGTAGAAATATCTTGGGGTATAGATGAAATTCTTGAAATGTACAATCTTAAATTCAATGATTCACTAGGAATATTTATAACACAATCAGAAAAATATAAAGGTTTTATAAATCTAAATTCTCTTTTAACACTTTCTTATAAAAGAAATATAGAAATAGCTACGAATCAAAATCCATTGACAAAACTTCCTGGAAATAATCAAATAGAAAAGTTTATAAACAATTCATTTGAAAATGCTCATATAAATACAACTCACATAATATATTTTGATTTTAATGATTTTAAACCATTTAATGACAATTATGGATTTAGACAAGGGGATAGAGCAATATTAATTTTTTCAGAATTATTACAAAAAAGATATCCAAAAAATTCATTTATAGCTCATATTGGTGGTGATGATTTCTTTGTAGGATTAAAAGATTATAAATATGATGATATATTTGAATTAACTTACAACATACAAGAAGAATTTAAAAGTAGTGTGGTGAACCTCTATTCAAATGATGATAAAAACAGAGGTTTCATAATATCAAAAGATAGATTTAATACAACTAGAGAATTTAATTTATTGAGTGTATCTTCTGCAATAATAGAAATTAATCCATCATCAAATATATCAGATTTTGACAATACACTAAATCTTATCAAAAGAGATTCAAAGAACTCAAAAGAGCCTATATTTAGAATAGTATAATACTATGTAATCATATTGTAATCGAATAAATATAAAATTTGCAAAAATTTAATACAAAGGAAAGTATTGAGTACCTTTGAATCACAAAAAAGACGAAGAGAATTAAACGAGAAACTTATAAAGTTTACTCTTATCATCGCTGCTGCAATATCTATTTTAACAACTTTCGGTATTCTATTTTCAATTTTATTTGAAGCAATAGAATTTTTTAAATTAAGAAGTTTTTGGTATTTTTTAACTGGAACAGTTTGGAGTCCAGGTGTTACAAATAGCCAATTTGGTGCATTGCCTATATTTGCTGGTACATTTGTAATAACAATTATTGCATTACTTGTAGCTATTCCTATTGGACTTGGAAGTGCAATTTATATGAGTGAATATTCTAGTCCTAAAGTAAGAGATTATTTAAAACCACTTCTTGAAATTCTTGCAGGAATTCCTACAGTTGTTTATGGTTTCTTCGCTGCTGTTACAGTTGCTCCTTTTGTTGTAAAGGCTGCAAACTTTTTTGGTCTTGAAGCAACTTTTAATAGTGCTTTAGCTTCAGGAATTGTAATGGGAATTATGATTATTCCTTTAGTATCTTCACTATCAGATGATGTTATCAGAGCTGT comes from the Aliarcobacter cibarius genome and includes:
- the prfA gene encoding peptide chain release factor 1, with protein sequence MLKDKLQPFIARFEEITNLLMSPDITSDIKRMTSLSKEQSSIEPIVNKAKEYIKVLEDIEENKLMLDDSELGELAKEELKELEIKKPILEDEIKFLMIPKDPNDDRNIYLELRAGTGGDEAALFVGDLFRGYLRYAENNDWKVEIMSSSDSEAGGYKEIVILVKGDHVYSKLKFEGGTHRVQRVPATESQGRVHTSAITVAVMPEVDDVEIEIDPGDLKIDVMRASGNGGQSVNTTDSAVRITHIPSGIVVTNQDQKSQHKNKDRAMKVLKAKLYEIEMEKKMEAEGANRKEQVGTGDRSGRIRTYNFPQNRISDHRINLTLYRLENILNDGLFDEVIDPLIADHQSRLIEANGL
- a CDS encoding substrate-binding domain-containing protein codes for the protein MSFKKTSMALIASALLVTTLSARDQIKIVGSSTVYPFSSSVAEEFGATSKFPTPVVESTGTGGGIKLFCAGADINTPDIANASRKMKANELKMCEENGVNDITEALIGFDGIAIAQSSQVKSFNVSKTQLALAVAKEVPSADGKSLVSNPYKKWSDIDASLPNREITVYGPPKSSGTRDSFEELVLQSTFEKMPVYTDLFKKDETANKKYKAYSEIRTDGAYVESGENDNLIVQKLTKNEAAIGIFGYSFLAENKDKVIGLSIDNVLPTVETIASAKYPVARSMYFYIKNQHSKDVPSLKEFTNLFMSEKMIGNDGILSELGLIPLTDDVRTQARNKVLNSQKLTAEDLKH
- a CDS encoding GGDEF domain-containing protein, encoding MTNWSKIIDKLDYAFQPIIYSHTGKIYAVEALLRNVQDIPGLTNIDDLFDLAFNDDYLYELDLQLREKAISKFSKIKINNLKLFYNLDNRIIYNKNYSQGNTAKILNKYNLNKDSIYFELSEKGTAIEQNALSSMLQRYKESGYKIAIDDFGIGVSGLKLLYFSEANIIKLDRFFISNIDQDSKKKLFCSSIVEMAHIMGMQVIAEGVETVKEFYTCKDIGADFIQGYLVQKPTKSIEDITNIYQDISNLILNDKRSNQTNFIDDKYIEEIYPLDVNTSLYDLFLHFKKNTEHNFVPIIDEFGYFLGIIYESDIKKISYSQYGLSLAQNKTFSSTLLKYIKPALSVEISWGIDEILEMYNLKFNDSLGIFITQSEKYKGFINLNSLLTLSYKRNIEIATNQNPLTKLPGNNQIEKFINNSFENAHINTTHIIYFDFNDFKPFNDNYGFRQGDRAILIFSELLQKRYPKNSFIAHIGGDDFFVGLKDYKYDDIFELTYNIQEEFKSSVVNLYSNDDKNRGFIISKDRFNTTREFNLLSVSSAIIEINPSSNISDFDNTLNLIKRDSKNSKEPIFRIV
- the pstC gene encoding phosphate ABC transporter permease subunit PstC, whose protein sequence is MSTFESQKRRRELNEKLIKFTLIIAAAISILTTFGILFSILFEAIEFFKLRSFWYFLTGTVWSPGVTNSQFGALPIFAGTFVITIIALLVAIPIGLGSAIYMSEYSSPKVRDYLKPLLEILAGIPTVVYGFFAAVTVAPFVVKAANFFGLEATFNSALASGIVMGIMIIPLVSSLSDDVIRAVPDSQRKAAFGLGMTHGETIKNIVLPSAMPGIISASLLALSRALGETMIVVMAAGLRPNLSWNPLEDMTTVTVTIVNSLVGDFEFNSPETLSAFALGLMLFIVTLILNMISLSLIRKFKEKYKVNTL